The Megalobrama amblycephala isolate DHTTF-2021 linkage group LG10, ASM1881202v1, whole genome shotgun sequence DNA segment GTCTTTTTCAGCTATTTTGTTAATGGGTAGTAATGTTTGCAcagcaaaataaaactaataatacCTTTCACTATAAACGTTAAATATTTGTGCTTTACATGGTGTACTAGAGCCAAAAActatatttgttcatttattgcTATGTATGAGGCACTTATGTGCTGTTGCATTAGATACATCAAGTGTTTTCCAGCTAAATTTGTCTATCCTCTCCAGTCAAAAGCATCTGTTTCTCTATTCTGTGGTCCCTGCACTCTACAAGATTGTTTCCAACCATGACAATGCATTTGAAAATTTGTTGGCTGTAATAGATCCTTTCAAGAAAAGTATGAGTCACAATAAGCATGAGATGAAAACAGAGTCCATACACACTTTTAAGTCTGTCAGTGGCTCATCATAATTTATTTTCTGCTAAAATGTACAGCATTTAAGTGACCGACTAAAAAGGTAACTCATAAATACAGGACTGTTGCTCTGTTAATTAGTACAGTCAGGATATCCCTCTTACGTCAAACTGCCATTCTGTACAGGTACAAAGGCTACAAAATAAGCTATACAAACAGACACGATACAATTTACCTTTTTACATGCCATCTGTTTTGTCTATCAACAAGGCTACTGCTCTACATTTCAGTAAAATATAAATCAGATGTtttataaagataaaaaaaatctacagaTGGAATGAAAATGTAAGTTTAAAGGCATTTCATAAAAGACCGACTTTGGAGTAAATTGACACTCATAATAATTTTGCAACTCTGCcccatttgaaatgttttcatttacCCTTCCCCCTTGATTTAGATTTCTACATGTACAAATACTGACATTGACTGTTCTTTGCTATTGTGACAGAAATTGCTTTAAATTGTATAAAAACAGAAAGCTGCCTCAGGTAAAGAAACTTGTTATAAAGTAACAAATTATACACAATTAGCAATAGAACCTTCCAAGCCGAACATGAcgattttttttcaaatctttacAGTATTAGAATCAACAAAAATAGAGTTTAATTTTTCCTTCCATACGAGGGAAACCTAACCAAGGccatacatttaatataaaattgctTGCTATTAAGCACAACACTGTACAGTACTACTTTGATGCACTGTCACTAACAAAGACGTTATAGCATGCTAAGTATAaccttacatttaaaaaaatataaaagtagatttacaataatttaaataatatgaaGGCATGAGTACAGACTTACATATATAACCTTGCGATTGCTAAAGGTACATTGAAAAGGCTCTTTTGTCCAAAAACATACAATGCAGGCACATTTAAAGGTTCCATAATGCAGGTTCCAACTTAAAGAAAATGTAACCTCCATTCAACTGCAATGCAGTTCAGGGGAGATTTATGCTTAcacaaatgttacattttaaatcttaTGCTGTAAGGCTTCCCATAAATAGGGGAAAAAAGCTAAAATTTAGCCaataaacaaaactttttttgcatTCTTACCAAGTGCTGGTTCTTTTAGAAAGATCCATAAAAGCGAACATTAACCatgaaaataagaacaaactaAATACCTCAAGTCAACTAGCTGACTTTGCAACATCATGACCCTTACTTTCAGGTCGTTGATTATCGTCTCATATAAGGCCCGTTTAAGGGTTGTTTGGACATGCCGGTATTCACATAACCATGATGACCTGCTGGGCTGTACATCATATTGCCATGGGGAGGAGCCTGCATGGGCTGCTGTGGGTAAGGCTGGGTACCCATCATGCCCATCTGCATAGAGTACTGTGGAGATTGATTCATATAGGTAGGATTGCCATGGTAGCCCCCGTTCATCATAGGCTGCGTCACTCTGTAAGTGTTCATCGCCATATTGACGTTCACGTTCATTGAGTTGACGTTATAAGTCGGAGCAGGGCATGAGGTTCACCCCCATGTTCATCCGCGGCGGCATGGCCAGCGTCCTCCCAGGAGCCTGCATGGCTACGGTCTGAGGACCCCTACCATACATCTGCTGCTGGTGGTGGGGCGGCAGAGGGGCCGATTTGGAGCGAATGGACATATGGGGGTGATGATGGTTCTTAGGAGCCATTTGCGTTTGCAGTCTCTGAGACGGGGCCAGGTTCATGTTGGATGTAGCCATGTTGCGCTGCAGCATCATGGGCGGTGGAGTCATATTGGGCGGAGGAGTCACAGTAGCCTGTGACTGAGGACCTCCACCAGGTTGCGACAGTGAAACCAGCGCAGGATTGTGAGGACCGAGCTGCGTCGACAACGAGCCATTGTTATTTGCATAGGATGAGATGGAGTGCGAGGCAGAATGGCTGAAGGGCAAGGGGTGGTCCATGATGGTATTGGTGAGTTGCTGTAGCTTATGCAGGCTGAATGTAGCTGAGGGTTGACCATAGTGTCCACCTCCATACTCTCCCTGGCCCATTCGGTCATACAGACCCAGGTTGCTAGAGGGGTTGTTGGATTCTGGGATGTCGGACAGCTGCATGGGTGGAGCGAAGCTGGCCGGCATGGAGCAGTGTGACAAAGGCTGCTGGTACTGGTGTTGTGGGTGTTGGTGATGTTGATGGTGCGGATGGTGCTGGTGATGGCTGTGATGGTGACTGTGGCTATGCCCGTGTCCATGCCCATGGCTGTGCCCATGTCCGTGCGGATGGCTGGGCTGCCTCTCCGGCACACAGCCTTGCGGAGACTTCACACTGCATCCCTGAGGGGAGCTCATGCTGGTTTGCTGGAGCATGCTGCAAGCGCCAGTATTGTTCACCACAGGACCGGCCATCTGCTGGGACACAGCACAGCTGCTCTGACTGTGGCTGCCACCGGAGGAGAGGTTGCCATAGGAACAGCTGCTCTGGGAGGAGGCGCCTGCTCCTGCTCCCGTGCCACAAATGCTGTTACCCAGCGTGGAGTCATAACTGCTGGGATTCTCGTAATTCTCAGTGGTGCTCTCAATGCTACCTAGGTCACTGAAACCACTGTCCACCACCTGCTGAGAATGGTCTGACACCGAGGGCACATCCATTATTGGGCTGGTCTCCATGTTGTTATGAAGTGAGTGCACCGAGACGGTGCCCTGATCGGGGCTAATTTGTGTGTAGCCACTTTCTAAAATGGACACCGCTGGACTATTGACTGATCGTACAGATTGGCTCGGGTGAGAATGGACAGAAGACAGAGGGCTGCTGTGATCTGACTGCTGGCAGTCGTCCACGGGAGTCATCTGAGGGCTCTGCTCGACGTGAACATACCGCTGTAGGCTGTGGCAGGCCTCCTGAGTCTCCACACAGTCCTGAAAGTGCCTCTCTTGCTCAGACTCTTGAGTTAGAGACTGCACAGCTTGAGCAGTCTCCATGTCAAGCTCAGGGCAAATGTTATGGTCTTCTTTTATTGCCGGGGTCAACGGGCCCATATGCTTTTCTTCAGGCCTCTGACAGTTATCCTCTTCCTCGGTTTCCGAGTCTGGAGGATGATCCGAGTCCACAGTATCTCCCTGTTGCACGCCCAAGCTCACAAGTGTGCTTTCAGATGCAAGCTCCTCAGAACAGTGAGGCAGTGGGTCCATGGGGCTCGGCTGCACTtcaggatttttattattattattattattaatagttgTAACTGGCTCTGGGTCTTCAGTAAGATCTTTTTCTGTTAGTGGCACTGCGTCCTCTATTCTTTGTTCATGGCTATCGTCTTCATCATCTGCATCGTGATCATCCACGTGAGATGGTTCTGGCTCTTCGTCCTCATCCTCTTCCTCGTCTCGTTCACCCGAGCCCTTACCAACCCTGCCTTCTGCTTCACCCTCTGGCTTCAGGTCCTTGACTTCCTCTGTGTTTAAAGTTGACTGTTCAGCATCATCTATTGGACCTGATGTTGTCTCACTTGTCTCATCAGCACAGGGAGAATTTTCCACCGTGTCAGACTTGTCTGTCGACTCATCCTCATTTACTTTGTGAGACTCTGGTGGCTCTGGACTGTGGGGCTCTGAAATGCAGGTGTCCAGTTCTGGGTCCTCTGGCCTGGGCTCTCTGAAGGTCTCGCATGGTTCTGAGAATGAGGCAGGGCTGGCATCCTGCTCCTCCTCTTGCTCCTGCTCCACTGTGACCATTGGTGTTTCAGGAGGTGTGTAGAGGTTGAGCTTAAAGCCCATTTTGCGCTCCTTTAGTCTCCATTTGGGAGGGCCTCGTTTGACACCTTTGGGCCAGCCTTTCTTCCGTTTTACAGGTCGAGGATTGTCCTTTTTTACTGCTTCAGAAACAccaaaaaagaggaaaaaagttacatattaatttatctttcaaatatgcaaaaaaataaaaataaaaaagcagtaCATTGCAAATGTTAAATGTCTTTACCTTCCACATTCCCTCCTTTAGATTGATTTGAGTGATTGTCTTCTCCATGTCTCCTTGGTCTTCCAGGCCGACGCACGGCTACTCTCTGGTTTTTCTCCTCTTCATCCTCGCTGCCGTCCCTCCTGCTGGGCTGTGGCAGAGGGCTTTCTACATCAGAGTTTTCAAATGGCTCATCTAGCACCTCTGTTCTCTCTGAGATGGTCTCAGTCGTGACACTGCTGTTGATTCGCGTTCTCCTCCGCCCTCTCTTCCGTCGCAGATTTGGTGCCCACtaagaaaaaacaaatacatttaaggGGGCTATTCGCTTAGCAGAGAAGTGCATATTGCATGCTTGAGAACAACTTGAGTTTGAGAATGGAATAAATACAGGGAGATGTCAAAGACTGTTAGACTTAACAACTGTCATAGCAAGAGTTGGCCACTTTTTTGTTGAATTGTCCCTGATGCCCTTTAATCCAAAAAGCATAGGTTTGGAGGAGACAGATACGGTCAAGGGTGATGCTAAACATAGGGAAATGTGGCTGCGTTGTGAATGGGTTGCTTCATGATCTAAATGCAAAAGCCCATAATTTAGACCACAGTGCCTACACCACAGGCCATTCATTTGGAAAGCTTAACCTGCCCAAAACCCCAAATGAGAGTGTGCTGAATCAAGCTGACCGCAAGATCCTCACAACATACTCTCCCCCAGGCATTCTGGGTAGCAGTACCCCAGTGCAAATAATCTGCAGCATTACTTGGTGATACAGAACCAAGATTTCCCACACAAATCATGAAAGCAATATTACTTAATTATGGACTTAAGGACTGATGGAAATTTCTGACTGATGGAGAGTTTTGGATCTTTTTCCATCCTACTAAATATGCTTCCTAAATGCTAAAGAATTTTCAATGTGAAAAACCATGATACAAAGAGAACTAAAGACATGCACACAACCAATGATTCTGATATTTACCTTTCGCTTGAGCCCCTGCCCAGACTGGGACTTGATTGCATTGTCCTCATTACCATCGTCGTCGTTGTCGTCATCACTGCTGCTGTCTTCACTCACTTCAAAATCTTTCCCAGCACTGTTTTCAAACAGTGGGTCCGAATATCTTCTGCTAAAGTTCTTGCACTTGGTTAGTGGAGGTCTTGTGTTGGTGTAGCCCATCCCCATTGACAAATTCCTGATTGATGCACTACAGTTTGCACGACGGTCTCTTGCCTGTTAttccacaaaaacacaaatatgagCTTGTACCGCTAGTACAGGCTGAAGCCAAGCAGACAAATATCATCTCAGTTATATACACTTTGCTTTCGCAGTGCCCCTGCAGTGCAGAAATTGTCTCTTGATTAGCCGTTGATCTCagcaacatttattttaagCGGATATGGAAGATTACATTTCATGGGACATTCAGAGGCATTAATAATACAGAGCTTTGATTTAGGTCACTCAGGAAGCTGGGTTACTGTTGGAAGTGCTTTCAGCTATCTCTGTGAACTCACCCTGAACTCCTGAAAGGGATAAATTTAGCTCACTTTTCACGCAAGCATCATCTTGTAGCTAATAATGCAGAGCCGGGAAAGGCATGAGTTACCTGTGCTCATCATGATCTGCCTATTGAATAGGTTTCAATTAAAAACACAACCGCCACGAGAACAGCCTTTGATCACCTTACCGCTTATGTTTGAGTTGAGCATTATGCAAAAAGGTCAGGTTGTGTTAGAGGTCAAAAGAATGAATAAAAGGGCATTTTACAAAATCTGCTCTGTCTGTACTGCAATATCTGTGGCAAACATTAACAATGCAGACAGAACACAGTAATTTGATGCAAGACATCTGTAATAGTAAACTAGACTGCAAGTCACCCTGTGGAATGTACTGATCAAGCCTCTGTATATGCCAGGAAAACCAACTAgttgtttttttgcatgtttataTAAACGGGGTTGCAGAAGATTTAATTGCTATGAATTAAGCAAACATTTTTAAGTTAAAAGGCAGACTTCTTTGGGCTCTTTCAACATTTGAAACTGCATAGGTATACCTTTATTGGTGCCTTAATAGTTGgatcttttatttgtgtgtggaCGAGTAAAGACAAGAAAGAATGAAGGAAGCCTGTTTTTCTGGCAAACAAACCAGAAAGCTCTGAATAtaaatcattattgaagtttaTCGTAGTGACTGCAGGGTAAGCAAAAACGtgattttacttatttatttgtaCTGTCTCAATATTTATTTCCAATGTAGAATTTAATGAGAACTCCTTCATAGTCTAGCTTTAAATATTAGAACACTCTGCACTAGACTAGAGAGAAAACAATTAAAACTGGGTTCAGTCCCTGATCAAATCATGAATAAACCTTTAATCCTACCTGTGCCATTGCACTCTTCAGCTCCCCTGGTGGGCTTTTGCAGACTGAAACTGGAGTCCAGCACAGGCAATCAGGGTCAACCTCATGAAGCCTTGGCTTTACTCTCAGTCTATCCATGTGCTCCTCAATCAGCTGATATCTTCGGATGATTAGAAACCTAGACAAACATGTTAGGAAATGTATTCAAAATGTAGATATCTTTTGTGATGTATGAAAAATTGGAATTCAGTATTAACGCACATACAAATAGAGCCCAAACTGTATTTTACTCAGCCTTTTCCCACCCTTTAGGGATGATACAGTATGTGAGTGAATTGTCAGATTGACAGATACCACCACAGTCAAACCCACCTGCCATCCTGGAAATCAATCATGTTGAGCTGTTGAAGTGTGGTAGCGATGTCATGTGGACACATGCCCGTGGCTCGGCTCATTCCCCTGATGCTGACACTCTTATCTGGGTGGTTGTGCAGGTACTCCAGTATGACACTTTTCCAATAAGCCAAGTAGGACAGACGACCCAGATCAGATAGAGGCTTCTCTGGGGAGCCAGCCTGGCCCTCTAGCCTGGAAAGTAAGTAACCTGGAAAAACAGAAAGAGacaaaaagagaagaagagacAAGATTGTTTATGAGTATTGTTTTCAGATAGGGTTTGAGTGTCACTtggacaaaacataaaaacaacaatcACAAGTTATGAATGTGTCATATTGTTTTCATGCAGCTTCATAAGGTCTAGAGGCATGATATTTGAATGTCATTgtcataaatataaacaaatgcaAGCTTCTTATTGTATGTAAGGAATTAATTGATTATGGTTTTGATTCTGATGGCTTAAGACTTAAGCTCTTGCCACAGTTCTTGTGATGTGAATGTTCCATTAAAAATACCAATATTACAGTATAATATTTTACTAATGGATAAAAACAGagcagaaaaaacaaaaacaaaaaacaaaaaacaggaaaCCGCTATTCGATAACCACTATTTGTAGAGCAAACCCTAGTTCTAATAACAATGTAAGTAACTTACTTGATTGCTTAAAGTGTGAGCTGATTTTGTGTTTACAAAAGATGCATAAGCAAAGTCAGATTTAGATGAGAACATTTCCAGATTCTCTATTGTAGTCTTTTGCATTAAAACAAAGTATGCAAATGCTCTTCTGATTCTACACAGAGAGCAATCAAAATCAAAACTTTCACAAGCAAATAAATTATATCATGCactatatttactgtatataaacACATGCAAACCCATTTGAAAACTAAAATGTCAATGAAACAAGCACCACAAGCCATTCTTTCCATTTCATTATGACTGTCTAGTCTTAAACAGATCTTTTTCCTTCCATGCAGAGCACAGAAGCATCTGTTCATGATACAAACAATCTTATGCTCACATCTCATAAGACTTCCAAACCAGTTAATGAATAACTTACTGAAATCAATGAGGAACCTTCCAAATCCTTGCCTTTGGTACTGAGGCATGATCATTATGCAGGAGACATTGTACTTCTGCTGGCAAAGCTTTTCCTgtgggagagaaagagagaaagatagAGTGTGTCAGCACACTGCCAACGCATGCAATTCATTGCACCTGCCGTTCTCCTGAACTGAACCAAACATAACCACACAAAACCCTTCAAACATATTGCAGAAATGTTCAGATCCAAAAACAAGCACCATACAATAAACCTATCTTTAGCAACCCACTAAACATCCCGCTGTTACTCTGAATCCACTGTCATAGGATTAGATATATTCTCAATATCTATGTAAGGGTAATACCTTTGAAAAGTATCCAACAAGATGACAACCCTTCTCATCATTCTGTGTTAGAACGTAGAAGAGAAAAGGCTCAACGTCATAATACAGCGTCTTGTGGTCCAGGAAAAGCTTTGCAAGCAAACAAAGGTTTTGGCAGAAAATTTTGCTGATATTTCCATCAACCTAAgcaaagagggaaaaaaaagggAAACCATTAGTTTCAGATAGGGCATACAAGAACAGTTCCTGCTAGTGGAGCACATGTAAAGATCAGAACTCAAACATTCTGCAATGAAAGGTCTTTAACACTTTTGGAGGCCTGCCAGGATTTTGATGCATTTCCTGTTCACTAGACAAACAAGACAGAGTCCTTGAAGAACTGGCTTAATCTGACATGACTAAATCATGCAAGACCAGTTCTCATCCATGATGTTGAGATGCATCTTTCGACAAGCTTGGCACTTTATAGCCTTTAATCTCTGGACATAACCCATCTTGTCTTAATTGCAAATGCAGATGAGATGAAATTAGGATGCGGATGAAGTTGTGCATGAAGATTTAAAAGCAAGCACTGACCTCAAACA contains these protein-coding regions:
- the kat6b gene encoding LOW QUALITY PROTEIN: histone acetyltransferase KAT6B (The sequence of the model RefSeq protein was modified relative to this genomic sequence to represent the inferred CDS: inserted 2 bases in 1 codon), which encodes MVKLANPLYTEWILEAIQKIKRQKQRPSEERICHAVSTSHGLDKGVVLQQLELAVKDGSILKVTSKGCASYKDPDNPGRIAPFKLGGSGPVSVGSVIPAGDLRHVDWNKILRRAIEGLGVPAGSSLRNIERFLRSQGDLVNVVANPRFQQRLRLAAKRAVNNGRLLKDGPLYRMNSGGLGGKACFRSLGVFAVDLPPVTLLPHERDQPRADPIPICSFCLGTKESNRDKRPEELLSCADCGSSGHPSCLKFSTDLTANVKALRWQCIECKTCSSCQIQGKNADEMLFCDSCDRGFHMECCDPPLSRMPKGMWICQVCRPKEQEGKRLLHKTAAQIKRRYAKPGRPRKNLAHPTMSDSGGPGSVELSEKARHGRGSISTFCTPPSSSTFIPTTDGRSLTDPLTSTPTLTTLPPINKKTKGLIDGLSKFFTPSPLGRRLRGEASGSSNQHRQRKRGYRKHHASVTTPGVRLNAPSSVLLTPSPSQGHSPISLNPTQSSSPSSAHSPHSSSSQSSGPSLSSLPGNNQLKGLFDGLSHIFTTQGQSRQKGLPSYAPPKRARRTQDVSTSPKSSLQLQGKKPVKGFGSKLASLSGSASGWAPKRGRPFKSALHFKRTPFLRKHKLLGRFRFKASPQRENNTPGKGRLADGSVKPDPIHAFNAERCSRREPQEGRMILLNDHVAEEDLKLFRHIKEITAKKTVGDQGQSPPLIEFGKYEIQTWYSSPYPPEYSRLPKLYLCEFCLKYMKSQDILQRHSKKCGWFHPPANEIYRKDNLSVFEVDGNISKIFCQNLCLLAKLFLDHKTLYYDVEPFLFYVLTQNDEKGCHLVGYFSKEKLCQQKYNVSCIMIMPQYQRQGFGRFLIDFSYLLSRLEGQAGSPEKPLSDLGRLSYLAYWKSVILEYLHNHPDKSVSIRGMSRATGMCPHDIATTLQQLNMIDFQDGRFLIIRRYQLIEEHMDRLRVKPRLHEVDPDCLCWTPVSVCKSPPGELKSAMAQARDRRANCSASIRNLSMGMGYTNTRPPLTKCKNFSRRYSDPLFENSAGKDFEVSEDSSSDDDNDDDGNEDNAIKSQSGQGLKRKWAPNLRRKRGRRRTRINSSVTTETISERTEVLDEPFENSDVESPLPQPSRRDGSEDEEEKNQRVAVRRPGRPRRHGEDNHSNQSKGGNVEAVKKDNPRPVKRKKGWPKGVKRGPPKWRLKERKMGFKLNLYTPPETPMVTVEQEQEEEQDASPASFSEPCETFREPRPEDPELDTCISEPHSPEPPESHKVNEDESTDKSDTVENSPCADETSETTSGPIDDAEQSTLNTEEVKDLKPEGEAEGRVGKGSGERDEEEDEDEEPEPSHVDDHDADDEDDSHEQRIEDAVPLTEKDLTEDPEPVTTINNNNNNKNPEVQPSPMDPLPHCSEELASESTLVSLGVQQGDTVDSDHPPDSETEEEDNCQRPEEKHMGPLTPAIKEDHNICPELDMETAQAVQSLTQESEQERHFQDCVETQEACHSLQRYVHVEQSPQMTPVDDCQQSDHSSPLSSVHSHPSQSVRSVNSPAVSILESGYTQISPDQGTVSVHSLHNNMETSPIMDVPSVSDHSQQVVDSGFSDLGSIESTTENYENPSSYDSTLGNSICGTGAGAGASSQSSCSYGNLSSGGSHSQSSCAVSQQMAGPVVNNTGACSMLQQTSMSSPQGCSVKSPQGCVPERQPSHPHGHGHSHGHGHGHSHSHHHSHHQHHPHHQHHQHPQHQYQQPLSHCSMPASFAPPMQLSDIPESNNPSSNLGLYDRMGQGEYGGGHYGQPSATFSLHKLQQLTNTIMDHPLPFSHSASHSISSYANNNGSLSTQLGPHNPALVSLSQPGGGPQSQATVTPPPNMTPPPMMLQRNMATSNMNLAPSQRLQTQMAPKNHHHPHMSIRSKSAPLPPHHQQQMYGRGPQTVAMQAPGRTLAMPPRMNMGVNLMPXAPTYNVNSMNVNVNMAMNTYRVTQPMMNGGYHGNPTYMNQSPQYSMQMGMMGTQPYPQQPMQAPPHGNMMYSPAGHHGYVNTGMSKQPLNGPYMRR